A section of the Lepus europaeus isolate LE1 chromosome 10, mLepTim1.pri, whole genome shotgun sequence genome encodes:
- the LOC133767462 gene encoding proline-rich protein 2-like — MAAKPHDRPPADWTPSEAREPGKRNVPVSALGPTPECQHGGKQEHRPGVQCPAIDIPGRSESIPTADTGLPLAAAPTPNPSTGLLPPAAPHPKPQHGPPIACHPPPRIPAQASNCLHPDPQHGPPTGCHPDPQPCHPDPQPGPPTGCRPQPQHGPPVSCHPQLPAQASTSRRPNPSTGLQPPAAPTQRPAASAQTGLRALRSAKLPAVTWLLPTAPPPTWGRAQLHLPRSRRGQLIPAVPEVWCGRDSSSPPRPQTAPPAQPRQATHGP; from the exons ATGGCGGCTAAGCCCCATGACAGGCCACCTGCAGACTGGACACCCTCGGAGGCCAGAGAACCAGGGAAGCGGAATGTGCCAGTCTCAGCTCTAGGCCCCACACCCGAGTGCCAGCACGGGGGCAAGCAGGAGCACCGTCCTGGAGTCCAGTGTCCAGCAATCGACATCCCAGGCAGGAG TGAGTCCATCCCCACGGCGGACACAGGCCTCCCGCTGGCTGCCGCCCCCACCCCGAACCCCAGCACCGGCCTCCTGccgcctgctgccccccaccccaaaccccaGCACGGGCCTCCCATCgcctgccaccccccaccccgaatCCCAGCACAGGCCTCCAACTGCCTGCACCCCGACCCCCAGCACGGGCCTCCCACCGGCTGCCACCCggacccccagccctgccacccgGACCCCCAGCCCGGGCCTCCCACCGGCTGCCGCCCCCAACCCCAGCACGGGCCTCCCGTCAGCTGCCACCCCCaactcccagcccaggcctccacCAGCCGCCGCCCCAACCCCAGCACGGGCCTCCAGCCGCCTGCCGCCCCGACCCAGCGGCCCGCGGCTTCAGCCCAGACTGGGCTCAGGGCCCTGCGCTCAGCCAAACTGCCAgcagtcacctggctcctgcccaccgCCCCTCCTCCGACCTGGGGCAGGGCACAGCTGCACTTGCCCCGCTCGCGAAGGGGCCAGCTCATCCCAGCTGTCCCCGAGGTGTGGTGTGGCCGGGACAGCAgctcccctccccggccccagaccgcacccccagcccagccgcgCCAGGCCACGCACGGACCCTAA
- the LOC133767463 gene encoding basic proline-rich protein-like, with translation MNRAVMDIGDDEGDLGSSLVLKNFHTGQAEPSRGQGGRAAEGFAAAPRPANVESRLEVARRPPGLRRRLPPRCARSRPAAARAGVRSTRRARDPGEAGGRGGEDERPGSAAEPPPAPGPRAPWGPRPQSPLRPPAPEPPGDPGPRTSSSPLPQSPLGTPAPEPPPHPGPRAPSGPRPQSPLGTPTPEPPPAPAPEPPGDPGPRAPSGPRPQSPLGTPAPEPPPHPCPRAPWGPRPQNLLLTPAPEPPRDPGPGDHRDPGPRAPWGPRPQSLLLTPAPEPPPHPGPRTSSSPRPQSPLGTPAPETIGTPAPEPPPHPGPRAPSGPRHQSPLRPPAPEPPPHPGPRAPSGPRHQSPLLTPALEPPHPGPRAPSGPRHQSPLLTPALEPPHPGPRAPSGPRHQSPLLTPALEPPHPGPRAPSGPRHQSPLLTPALEPPHPGPGAPSGPRPQSPLGTPAPEPPHPRPRSPSGPRLRSPLLTPAPEPLLTPAPEPPPHPGPGAPPHPGPPAPQRSPGAAAPRPPQARSPSGVPERPWALSAPRTLRQPPSPGPVAPLPGGPLPRARLDVPALRGTAEGRGLGVLRSHVKGGAACDRWPNGRLLTGRPPVRLRGPRRWGRSGLDPGTGGRGLVLSPVFTELTLS, from the exons GGCGGAACCTTCGCGCGGCCAGGGCGGGCGCGCGGCGGAAGGCTTTGCGGCGGCGCCGCGGCCGGCTAACGTGGAGTCGCGGCTGGAGGTGGCGCGGCGTCCGCCTGGGCTCCGGCGCCGGCTCCCGCCCAGGTGCGCGCGCAGTCGGCCCGCGGCGGCCCGGGCCGGGGTGAGGAGCACGCGGCGGGCGAGAGACCCCGGAGAGGCCGGCGGCCGCGGAGGCGAGGACGAGCGTCCTGGCAGCGCCGCAG AGCCCCCTCCGGCCCCCGGCCCCAGAGCCCCCTGGGGACCCCGGCCCCAGAGCCCCCTCCGGCCCCCGGCCCCAGAGCCCCCTGGGGACCCCGGCCCCAGAacctcctcctcacccctgccccagagcccccTGGGGACCCCGGCCCCAGAACCTCCTCCTCACCCCGGCCCCAGAGCCCCCTCGGGACCCCGGCCCCAGAGCCCCCTCGGGACCCCGACCCCAGAGCCCCCTCCGGCCCCCGCCCCAGAGCCCCCTGGGGACCCCGGCCCCAGAGCCCCCTCCGGCCCCCGGCCCCAGAGCCCCCTGGGGACCCCGGCCCCAGAacctcctcctcacccctgccccagagcccccTGGGGACCCCGGCCCCAGAACCTCCTCCTCACCCCGGCCCCAGAGCCCCCTCGGGACCCCGGCCCCGGAGACCATCGGGACCCCGGCCCCAGAGCCCCCTGGGGACCCCGGCCCCAGAGCCTCCTCCTCACCCCGGCcccagagccccctcctcaccccggcCCCAGAACCTCCTCCTCACCCCGGCCCCAGAGCCCCCTGGGGACCCCGGCCCCGGAGACCATCGGGACCCCGGCcccagagccccctcctcaccccggcCCCAGAGCCCCCTCCGGCCCCCGGCATCAGAGCCCCCTCCGGCCCCCGGCcccagagccccctcctcaccccggcCCCAGAGCCCCCTCCGGCCCCCGGCAtcagagccccctcctcaccccggcCCTGGAGCCTCCTCACCCCGGCCCCAGAGCCCCCTCCGGCCCCCGGCAtcagagccccctcctcaccccggcCCTGGAGCCTCCTCACCCCGGCCCCAGAGCCCCCTCCGGCCCCCGGCAtcagagccccctcctcaccccggcCCTGGAGCCTCCTCACCCCGGCCCCAGAGCCCCCTCCGGCCCCCGGCAtcagagccccctcctcaccccggcCCTGGAGCCTCCTCACCCCGGCCCCGGAGCCCCCTCCGGACCCCGGCCCCAGAGCCCTCTGGGGACCCCGGCCCCAGAGCCCCCTCACCCCCGGCCCCGGAGCCCCTCCGGACCCCGGCTCcggagccccctcctcaccccggcCCCGGAGCCCCTCCTCACCCCGGCCCcggagccccctcctcaccccggcCCCGGAGCCCCTCCTCaccccggccccccggcccctCAGCGTTCCCCCGGAGCCGCAGCCCCGAGACCCCCTCAGGCCCGCTCGCCCTCCGGGGTCCCCGAGCGCCCGTGGGCCCTGTCAGCCCCGCGGACCCTCCGGCAGCCCCCGAGCCCCGGCCCGGTGGCGCCCCTCCCGGGTGGGCCCCTGCCCCGAGCCAGGCTGGACGTCCCCGCGCTCCGGGGCACCGCGGAGGGCCGGGGCCTGGGGGTGCTTCGCAGCCATGTAAAAGGAGGAGCAGCGTGCGACAGGTGGCCCAACGGCCGCTTGCTGACCGGGCGGCCGCCTGTGCGTTTGCGTGGACCGCGGCGTTGGGGCCGGAGCGGCCTCGACCCCGGTACGGGCGGCCGGGGGCTGGTGTTGTCGCCCGTCTTCACGGAGCTGACACTGTCTTGA